ACGGGACGCCGTGAAGCCGTAGCGCCCCCCGTGCCAGCCGATGGCGACGGTCACGGCCGCCCGGTCGAAGCCGGACAGGAGGTCCAGGGCCTCGTTTTCCGAGCGGGCGCCGGACAGGTCGATCGCACCGCCCAGGGCCGCGTAGAGGGAGACATGGTTGTGGTGGTCCCGGATCGGGTTCAAGCCCGCCTCGATGGCCCCGGGACCGTTTCCGGCGGGGGAAGGCTCAGAAGCCATACCGGGACAGGGCCCGCTGGAGAGCGACCTGGAAGTCCCGCATGTCCTCGGGCGAAGGGCGGTAACCCTGTTCCTCGGGCATGAAACCCAGCCGGCCCATCTGGTCGACGAGCCACCCGGCCCGCTTGCCGTCGCCGAAGGTCACTTTTCCACTCACGATGGAGCCGGGCTGGGTGATCTGGTCCACCTCGACCTGGACTCTCCCAGGGGCGGCGGGGGATGCCGCCGCCGCTTCGTCCGCGTACGCCCCGAGTTCCTCGGGGTCGTCGTCCCACCCGCCCGCCTCGTCGGCGTCGGCATCGGGAAGGACCGGGGCCGGCTCGGGGGGGGGCACGGCGGCAGACTTGAACGCGGCCTGGATGTCGTCCAGAAGCATGTGAACGTCGAGGTAGGTCATGGAGATCCCGAACTCGGATTCCAGCAGGTTCTGGATCTCGTAAACCTTCAAGCCCCGGTCGACCCAGGTATGAACGGCTTTCTCTTGTGCTTCCGTCAGTTTCATGCGGATTCCTCCCGCGGATTGAGCTGCCGCCCGTCGCCCGGGGAGAAGGGAGAGCCCCGGGGGAGCGGAAAATCGCCATTTTAGCACGACGACGGCTTCCGCGGGGGAAAATCGTGAGGCTCCCGTCCCCCGGCGGGTCCCGGCAGGATGGCGGGGGCCCGAACCGGCCGGGGCCCGTTCCGCTTCAGGGCGTTCGCCCTTCGGGAAGCGCCGGCTCCCGGGCAAAGGAGCCCCCCAGGAGCAGCCGCATCGCCGTGTGGGCGGCGAGGAGCCCCATCAGGCCCGTCAGGGTGGGAAGGCTCCCGAGGACTCGGCGCTCCCTCCCGCGCCGCACCCCCGGGGGTGCCGTGTCCGGGTCTTCGGTCTCCGGCGGCAGGGGGATCGACCGGTCCACCGGTTCCACCGAGAACACGCAGGGGTGGTCCACCGGGAAGCCCCGCCGGCGGAGCAGCTTGCGGACCCGGCTCGCGAGCGGGCACTGGACGGCTTTCGACAGCGGCCCGACCCGCACCGCGGACGGGTCGGTGCGGAGGGCCGCGCCCATGCACGACACGAGGGGGACCCCCCGCGCAAGGGCCCCGGCGGTCAGTTCCACTTTGGGGATCACGGCGTCGATGGCGTCCACCAGCAGGTCGATCCCGCCCCCGAGGACGAGGTCCAGGGATTCCCGGTGGGCGAAGAGCCGCAGGGGCTCCACCGCGCAGGCGGGGTTGATGTCGGCGACCCGCCGGGCCGCCACCTCCGCTTTCGGCTGCCCCAGCGTGGATTCCAGGGCGAAGAGCTGGCGGTTGATGTTGCTGCGCTGCACCCGGTCGAAATCCACCAGGCGCAGCCGGCCCACCCCGCCCCGCGCCAGGGCCTCGACGGCATAGGAGCCCACCGCCCCCAGGCCCACCACCGCCACGTGGGCGCGGCCCAGCCGGGCGGCCTTCTCCGGCCCGATCATCAGGTGCAGGCGTTGGAAGCGCGGGTCCAAGGGGTCAGCCCTGCTCGGGGTTTTCCCGTTCGGGCGAGGAGAACGGCCGGAAGCGTTTCGCCCGCTGCGCCACGTTCTGCCGGAGGAAGGCGGCGAGGGCGTCGGAGTCGTCCATCCGCTTCAGCTTCCCCTCTACGGCAATGGAAATCCGGCCCGTCTCCTCCGAAACCACCACGGCGATGGCGTCCGTCTCCTCGGTGATCCCGATGGCGGCCCGGTGACGGGTCCCGTACTCCTTGCTCAGGTGCGGCTCCAGCGTGAGGGGCAGAAAACACGAGGCGGCGGCGATCCGGTCCTTCTGGACGATCACGGCCCCGTCGTGGAGGGGCGTCTCGGGGTGAAAGACCGTCACCAGCAGGTCGTAGGAGAGGTTGGAGTTCAGCATGATGCCGTTCTCCATGTAGTTCCGCAGCCCCACCGCGCGCTCGACGATGATCAGGGCGCCGATCCGCTTGGACGACAGGGTGACGGCCGCCAGGGCGATCTCCTCGTAGTCCAGCACTTTCTCCTTCGGCATGAAGAGGCGGAACAGCCGCGTGGAGCCGATGTCGGACAGGATCTTCCGGATCTCGTCCTGGTAGAGGACGATGAGGGCGAAGGCCATGACCGGGGCGAAGTTGGCGAGGATGCGGCGCGACAGGGGGAGTTCCAGCCGCTCGGCGATGAAGTAGCCGAGAATCAGGAAGGCGATCCCCACCGCCATCTTCGCGGCCCGGGTCCCCCGGATGACGACGAGGAGCCGGTACGCCACCAGCGACACCAGGAGGATGTCGACAACCTCCGTCGGGCTGACCGGAAGGTTCTTCAGGAAAGCGGCGATCTCCGTGAAGATGTTCATCTCACCCTTCGCTCTCGTCCCGCACGGCCCGGGCCACCCGCAGGGCCTGGACGGTCTCCCGGACGTCGTGGCACCTCAGGATGGCCGCACCCCGCTCGGCCGCCAGGACCGCGGCGGCAACGGAACCGCCGAGCCGGTCCTGGACCGGAGCGCCGGACACTTTCCCGATAAAGGATTTTCGGGATGCTCCGACGAGGATCGGGCGTCCGAATTCGGAAAAATGACCCAGACGGTTCAGAAGAACCAGGTTGTCCTTGACCGTCTTTCCGAATCCGATTCCCGGATCTAGAATGATCTTAACCGGGTCGACGCAAAGATGCAAGACCGATTCAAAAAACCCGTGCACATCCTCGAGGATGTCCGGCGAAGGCGAAAGTTGCTGCATGGTCTCGGGCGTCCCCCGCATGTGCATCGTCACCACCGCCGCGCCCGACCGGGCCACGAGGGCGGCCATGGCGGGGTCCCGCAGGCCGGAGATGTCGTTGACGATCTCGGCCCCGGCGTCCAGCGCGGCATCGGCCACCGACGGTTTCCGGGTGTCGACCGAGACCGGGAGGTCCAGGCGCCGGGCCAGCTCGCGGATGACCGGGACCACCCGGCGGAGTTCCTCGTCGGTCGGGATGGGGAAGGCCCCCGGCCGTGACGACTCCCCGCCCACGTCGAGGATGGCGGCGCCGTCCGCGGCCAGTTGAAGGGCGCGGTCCACGGCGGCGGCGGGGTCGAGCCAGAGGCCGCCGTCTGAAAACGAATCGGGGGTGACGTTGATCACCCCCATGACCATCGGTTCCGTCCCGCAGACGATCCGACGGCGACCCGTATCGACGATGCGCAAACCCGGTCGTCTCATGCCGGTGCGGGCCTCTGCTTCGGCTGCACCAGCCCCCCCGACACGGCTTCCTCCCCGGCGTTTTCGGGTCGTGTCGGCTTGTCGGGCCCCGCCGGGGTCCGGGGCACCCGGATGGGCTCACCGTTGATGATGGCGGTGATCTCCGCGGCGTCCAGGACCTCGTACTCCAGGAGCGCGTTCGCGATCCGCTCCAGGGCGTCCCGGTTGTCCTGGATGATCTTCTCGGCCTCCCGGTAGCTCCCCACGACGATGCGCTGGATCTCCGAGTCGATGAGGACGGCGGTCTGCTCGCTGTAGTCCTTGTGGCGGGCGATCTCCCGGCCGAGGAAGATCTGCTCCTCCCGCTTGCCGAAGGAGAGGGGCCCGAGCTGCTCGCTCATCCCCCACTCGCAGACCATTTTCCGGGCCATCTCGGTGGCCCGCTCGATGTCGTTGGAGGCCCCCGTCGTGCGCACCCCGAGGAACTGCTCCTCGGCGATCCGGCCGCCCATGAGGACTTGCAGCTCGGCCTCGAGGTACTTCTGGGGGTAGGTATAGCGGTCGTCCACCGGCAGTTGCTGGGTGACGCCCAGCGCCATGCCGCGCGGGATGATGGCCACCTTGTGGATGGGGTCGGCTTCCGGCAGGAGGGCGGCGAGGATGGCGTGCCCGGCCTCGTGGAAGGCGGTGATCCGCTTCTCCTCGTCCCGGATGATGAGCGATTTCCGCTCCTTCCCCATGAGGACCTTGTCCTTGGCGGTCTCGAAGTCCGCCATGGTCACGTCCTTCTTGCTGTAGCGGGCGGCGTTCAGGGCGGCCTCGTTCACCATGTTGGCCAGCTGGGCGCCCGAGAAGCCGGGGGAGGAACGGGCGATGACCTCGAGATCGACGTCCTTGTTGAGGGGGATTTTCTGGATGTGGACCTTGAGGATCTCCAACCGCCCCCGCACGTCGGGGAGGTTCACCACCACCTGCCGGTCGAAGCGCCCGGGGCGGAGGAGGGCGGGGTCGAGGACGTCCGGCCGGTTGGTGGCCGCGATGAGGATCACACCCTCGTTGGACTCGAAGCCGTCCATCTCCACCAGGAGCTGGTTGAGCGTCTGCTCCCGCTCGTCGTGCCCTCCCCCGAGGCCGGCGCCCCGGTGGCGGCCCACCGCGTCGATCTCGTCGATGAAGATGATGCAGGGCGCGTTCTTCTTCCCCTGCTCGAACAGGTCGCGGACCCGGGAGGCGCCCACGCCCACGAACATCTCCACGAAGTCGGAGCCGCTGATGGAGAAGAAGGGGACGTTGGCCTCCCCGGCCACGCAGCGGGCCAGGAGGGTCTTGCCCGTGCCGGGGGCGCCCACCAGCAGGACGCCCTTGGGGATCCGCCCGCCGAGTTTCTGGAACTTCTGGGGCTCCATGAGGAACTCCACCACTTCCCGCAGTTCCTCCTTGGCCTCGTCCACCCCCGCCACGTCCTTGAAGGTCACCTTCTTCTGCTGGTTGGTGAGCAGCCGGGCGCGGCTCTTCCCGAAGGAGAGGGCCTTGTTTCCGCTCCCCTGCATCTGGCGCATGATGAAGACCCAGAAACCGATGAACAGGAGGATGGGCAGCCAGAGCGAGAAAATCCAGGACACCCAGGAATCCTTGTCCACGGATTCCACGTTCACCCGGGCGGCGGAGCGGTAGAGTTCGTCGGATATCTGCGCCGACGAGTCCTCGGGGATCACCGTGGAAAAGCGCGTCTTGCGCCCCCCGCTCTCGAACTCGCCCCGGACCGTGGTCCCCTTCACCGTGGCGGTCTTCACCGCCTTCGACTCGAGGAGTTTCTTGAACTCGTCGTACTTGAGTTCCTTGACGGGGCCTTCCTGGTAATTGGAGTACACGCCGTACAACAGCACGACGGTCACGAGGATGGCGACCCAGAGCAGTATGTTTTTCGTGAAATTGTTCACACTTTCCTCCATCCGGAGCCGGACCGGTCATACTAGCAGACTATTGGGATGCGGGAAAGCGGAAAAAGGCTTCGACGCCGGGGCTCACCCCTTCAGCCTGGCCAGGAACGGCAACTGGCGGTACTGTTCGTGGAAGTCGAGACCGTACCCCATGACGAAGCACTCCTCGGTGTCCTCGAAGAGGGCGTAGTCGACCTTCAGGTCGGTCCGGCGCATCCACTTCTTGTCCAGCACGGCGCCGATGTGGACGGAGGCGGCCCCCCGCAGCTTGATGAGGTTGCGGATGTGGTCGATGATGATCCCCGTGTCCACCACGTCGCAGAGGAGGAGGACCGTCTTCCCGTTCATGTCGACGGTGGGGTAGATCACCGCCTCCTCGATCTCCTTCACCTGGTTGTCGCCGATGAGGATGTCCTTGTAGTAGATGTTGACGAAGTGGCAGCCGACGGGCATGTCGATCTTCCGGAGGAGGTCGGCCATGAAGACGAACACCCCGCGCAGGATGCCCATGATCTGGAGGTCCCTGTTGCGGAAATCCCGGCGGATTTCCTTCGCCATCCGGGCGATTTCGCGGCGGATCTCCTGCTGTGTCTTCCAGACGACCAATCCGGGGTGAGCCTGCTTCATGATTCCCTCTCAAGGAAAATTGTTTTGAAACCGAAATCATTATACCACAGTTTTCGTTTCAGTTCCGGAATCCACACGATCTCCCCGCCCGGGCCGCAGACCAGGGTGACCCGGGAGCGGCGCTCCACGGGGACCCGGGCCTCCTGGAAGAGCTTCTTGAGCTTCTTCGCCCCGCAGGCCAGGCGGATCGTATCGCCGGGACGGCCATTCCGGACTGTCAGCGCCGGCGCCCCGCCGGGGAGAGGGACTTCGACCTGTTCCCCCCCTCCGCCGGCCTCGAGGGCACAACCGAAGGTCTCGCCGGTTTCGGGGACCCTCACCCGTCCGGGGACCGGCAGGACGTGCTCGAAGGGTTCGAGGGGCTGGGCCACGGGGCCGAACACCACCCGGTGCCCGCTCTTGAACAGGCCCAGGCCCGGCAGCGCCAGGCGTTTTCCGCCCGGCGCGCGGCTGGCGAAGGCCAGGACCTGCCCGACGTGGGCCGATGTCAACCGCCGGAGGTCGCCGCGGACCGCCCGGAGCACCTCGCGCACCACCGTCGGCCGGAGGGCGGGGGGGAGCCGCTCGAGTTCCCGGTTGTCGAAGCCGGGCGGACCGTCGCCCGTTCGGAGCAGGGCCGCCGCCCGGTCCGCCGCCAGGGCCCGCAGCGCCTCCCACTCCTGCCGCAGGGTTGCGGCGGCCCGGGCGATCAGGGCGCCCGCGGAGGGGAACAGCCGCTCGACGGGGGGCAGCACCTCCCGCCGCAGGCGGTTCCGCGTGTACCGGGGGTCGTCGTTGGACAGGTCCCTGCGGAAGGGGATGCCGTGGTCCCCGAGGTAGCGGAGCAGGCGCTCCCGGGGGATGGCCAGCAGGGGCCGGATCAACCCGCCCTCGGACGGCGCCATGGCGGCCAGCCCTTCGAGGCCGGCCCCGCGGAGGAGCCGGAGGAGGAAGGTCTCCGCCTGGTCGTCCCGGGTGTGCCCCAGGGCCACCCGGGCCCGGCTGTCCGCCAGGTGGCGGCGGTAGATCTCCCGCCGCCGATCCCGGAGGGCTTCCTCCACGTTGGCGGTCGGGAGCGTCGCGGGGTCGAGCACTTCGAGGTGGAACGGGACCCCCAGGCGCCGGGCGGTCTCCGCGCAGAAGGCCGCGTCGGCGTCGGCGTCGGCCCCCCGGAGGCCGTGGTTGACGTGGAGCGTCTCGAGGGAAAAGCCCAGTTCCGGCGCCAACGCGTGGAGGAGGTGAACCAGGGCCGTGGAGTCCGCCCCCCCGGAGTGCGCCGCCACCACGCGCCCCCCCGCCGGGACGAGCCCCCCGGCGCGGATCGTTCGGGCCAGCGTGCGGATCAGCGCGTCCATGCCGGGAGTCTACGACCGCATGCGAATGCTGTCAAGGGATTGACCGTCCCGCAAAAGTCAATTCAGCCACAAAGAACGCAGAGAATGACACCCCCGTAAAAAGTCGCATTTTACCCGCGAATCACGCGAATGAACGCGAATCAGAAATCAACAATCAATAGATATGATTCGTGTTATAAATTCGCGTATATTCGTGTTCTTCGCGGGAAATCCCCCTTTCGCGACTTTTTGCGACCGCATCAGGTTTGGCGTTCCCGCAACATGTACCATCGCCTGCCGGCCGATGGCCCAAACAAAGGCATCCCCAACACGTTCCCGCTCAGTTCCCGGGTTGTCGCGAATCCGCCGGCTTCGCCCCGCCCGGCTTCCGCCGGGTGCGGGCCTTTAAGCTCCGGGGGGCGGGGGCTCAGTACACCTGCGGCACGAAGGTCTGGTCCTCCAGGGGGGGACGCACGTACCCGCCGTCGGGCTGCCGGGGCGGCAGCTCGAGGGGCTCAGGCGTCAGGTCCTGGTAGTTGACGAGGCCCAGGAGGTGGGCGATGCAGTTGAGCCGCGCCCGCTTCTTGTCGTCGGCGTTCACCACGTACCAGGGCGCCTGCTTGATGTCGGTGTAGGCGAACATGGCGTCCTTCGCCCGGGAGTACTCCACCCACCGCGCCCGGGACTCCAGGTCCATGGGGCTGAGCTTCCAGCGCCGGGTGGGGTCCTTCAGGCGCTGCTGGAAGCGCCGCTCCTGCTCCTCGTCGCTGACGGAGAACCAGTACTTCACCAGGAGGATGCCCGACCGGACCAGCATCCGCTCGAACTCCGGGCAGGTCCGCAGGAACTCCTGGTACTCCGCGTCCGTGCAGAAGCCCATCACCCGCTCCACGCCGGCCCGGTTGTACCAGCTCCGGTCGAAGAGGACGATCTCCCCCGCCGCCGGCAGGTGGGTCACGTAGCGCTGGAAGTACCACTGGGTCTTCTCTTTCTCCGTGGGCGTCCCCAGGGCCACCACCCGGCAGTAGCGCGGGTTCAGGGACTCGGTGATCCGCTTGATGGCGCCCCCCTTCCCGGCCGCGTCGCGCCCCTCGAAGAGGACGACGATCTTGAGGCCCTCGCGCTTGACCCACTCCTGCAGCTTGACCAGCTCGATCTGCAGCCGGGCCAACTCCCCGTCGTAGATCTTGCTCTGCATCTTCCCGTAGTGGGAGCCGGGGGGCTGCACGTGCGCGGCCGCCGGGGTTTCCGCGCGGGACCCCGGTTCCTTCCTCCCCCCTTTCCCCGCTTTCCCGTCGCGCTCCGCCTTTCCTCCGCGCTTCGCCTTCCTTTCGCGCTCCACCTTGTCCTTTTTCTTTCCCACGGCTGCCTCCCGCTCTCGGTGTTTGCCCCGCCCGGCGGCCGGCCCCGGCCAAGCCAGGATCAACGCGGACCGCCGCGGGCTCGGGGGTGTGAACACGCCCCCAGCATAATCTTCCTGTCCTCGCCGATGCAAGGGTTTTATGAATCGGCACGTTCCGATCTTCGGCGCGATGATGGCAGAGAAAAGCCGTCGGTTCACGACACGCGGATCGGGACGATGACGAAGGGCGTCCCATGCTGGTAGAAGCCGCGGTGCAGGGCGAAGGTGATGTAGTTGTGCAGCCACCGGGTGACGAAGGTGAGGGGCCCGGGAACAGGGGGGCTCACCCCGGCGGTTCATGGACCAGCAGACGGTAGCCGACGCCGGGCTCGGTGACGAGGTGCCGGGGACGCGAGGCGTCCGCCTCGATCTTGCGCCGCAGGTTGCTCACGTTGACCCGGAGCAGGTGGCGGTCCTCGGCGTACCCGGGGCCCCAGACCTTCACCAGGACCTGCCGGTGGGTGAACACCTTGCCGGCGTGAAGCACGAAGAGGCGCAACAGGTCGAACTCGTTCGGGGTCAGGGCGACCGCGATCCCCCCGACCCGGACCCGCCGGTCTGCCAGGTCCACCTCCAGGTCCCCCGAGCGGAAGACCGGCTCGGCAGCCGCCGGGGAGGCCCGTCGCAACGCCGCCCGTACCCTGGCCAGGAGTTCGCCGGTACCGAAGGGCTTGGTGACGTAGTCCACGGCCCCCGCGTCCAGGGCCCCGATCTTCTGGTCCTCCGATTCCCGCACCGACAGAACGATGATCGGGACCTCCGACCACTCCCGCAGGCGCCGGATCACGTCCAGGCCGTCCATGTCCGGGAGGCCGAGGTCCAGGACGACCAGGTCGGGCCGCCCCGCCGCCGCGGCCGCCAAGGCCTCAAAACCGGAGCTCGCTTCCGCGATCTCGGTCCCGTGAGCGCAGAAAACCGTGTGCAGGAAACGACGGATGGCTTTCTCGTCGTCCACCACCAGGACCCTGATCCCTTTCAGATCGAAGGTGCTCATGTTCCGCTCCTTTCGCCGGGGTGCGCCGGGCCGCCGGAAGGGGCTGCCCCCGCTGCGACCCCCGGGATCGGGAGCGTGACCACGAAGCGCGCCCCGCCGCCCGGCCGGTTCTCCGCCCGGAGCGTTCCCCCGTGAGCCTCCACGATCCCCTTGCAGATCGCCAGCCCGAGGCCCGACCCGGGCACATCGTCCCCCCGCTGCACCCGGAAGAACTTGTCGAAGACCCTGTCCAGCTGCTCTTCGGGGATGCCCGGCCCCCGGTCCTCCACGGCCAGCTCCAGCCGGCCGCCGGCGACGCGGGCCCCGATCGTGACGGGCGTTGCCGGCCCCGAGAACTTGGCGGCGTTGTCCAGGAGGTTCACCAGCACCTGGGTCATCAGAACGAAGTCCAGGGGGACGGGGGGCACGTCCCCCTCCGTGTCCACCCGGACGTCCCGCTCCCCGAGCCTGCACGCCGTGGCGGACAGCGCGGCGCCGACCAGGTCGGGCACGTCGACCGGCTCCAGGCGGGGCTTGAGAATGCCCGCCTCCAAGCGGGACATGTCGAACAGGTTCCCCATCAGCCGATTCAATCGGCAGGCCTCTTCCCAGGCCCCTTCCAGCAGGTCCCGCCGGGTTTCCGACGGGAGCCCGTCCCCCTCCTCCCGCAGGCTGCTGATGGCGCCGGTGATGGTCACCAGGGGGGTCCGGAGATCGTGGGAGAGCGAGTTCATGATGGCCCGGTGCAGTTTTTCCGCCTCCTCGAGCAGCCGGGCCTGCTGGACCCGGCGGGACAGCAGCACCCGCTCCAGCGCCAGGGAGATCTGGTTGGCGTAGGCGTCGAGGAGCGCCCGCTCCGAAGTGGACATCAGGGTTTCCGGCGCCCGCGGCGCGACCGCCAGCACCCCGACGGGGCCGTCGGCGCCCCGCAGCGGCAGGTGGAGCAGGGTGGCCGCCCCCAGGGTGTCGACCCCGAGACCGGCGGGCTTTCCGTTCTGGTGGACCCACTGGGCCACCGCCATCTCCTTCTCGTCGCCCTGGAGACCCGGCGAACAGGCCACCCACTCCAGCCCGGAACCCCCGGGCAGCAGGAGGGCGACCCGTGAATCCAGCGTCTCCCCGACGCGCCGGATCACCGCCTCGGCGACCGCCTCCACCGCGCCGGCGGACGCCAGGTCGCGGCTGAGGGCGTAGAGGCTCTCGGTCCGGATCTCCCGGAGTCGCACGGCCTCCGCCCGGGACCGGGCCTTGTCCACGAGGGACGCGACGACGGCCCCCACGGTGAACAGGGCCAGGAAGGTGATCAGGTACTCCGTGTCGTGGACCGCCAGGGTATAGGCCGGGGGGACCAGGAAGAAGTCGAAGGCCAGGACCCCGGTGAACGCCGTGAGGATGGCCGGCCCCAGGCCGAGCCGGAGGGCGGCCACCACCACCGCCAGAAGATAGACCATGACCAGGTTCGCGGGCTCGATGACGCGGTGGATCGGCGCGCAAACGAGGGTGGACAATACGACCAGGCCCAGCGCGAAAGCGTAGTTGAACCCCTGCGGACCGGCCGGGGCGCGGGCGCGGCCTTTCCGACGCGATTCGGGGTCGGGGGCCAGGCCGACGACGATCACGTCGATCGGCCGGCTCCGGCGGATCAACCGGTCCACCACCGTGCCACGGAGCCGGTCCGCCAACCCCGACCGG
This Acidobacteriota bacterium DNA region includes the following protein-coding sequences:
- a CDS encoding tRNA threonylcarbamoyladenosine dehydratase; translated protein: MIGPEKAARLGRAHVAVVGLGAVGSYAVEALARGGVGRLRLVDFDRVQRSNINRQLFALESTLGQPKAEVAARRVADINPACAVEPLRLFAHRESLDLVLGGGIDLLVDAIDAVIPKVELTAGALARGVPLVSCMGAALRTDPSAVRVGPLSKAVQCPLASRVRKLLRRRGFPVDHPCVFSVEPVDRSIPLPPETEDPDTAPPGVRRGRERRVLGSLPTLTGLMGLLAAHTAMRLLLGGSFAREPALPEGRTP
- the cdaA gene encoding diadenylate cyclase CdaA is translated as MNIFTEIAAFLKNLPVSPTEVVDILLVSLVAYRLLVVIRGTRAAKMAVGIAFLILGYFIAERLELPLSRRILANFAPVMAFALIVLYQDEIRKILSDIGSTRLFRLFMPKEKVLDYEEIALAAVTLSSKRIGALIIVERAVGLRNYMENGIMLNSNLSYDLLVTVFHPETPLHDGAVIVQKDRIAAASCFLPLTLEPHLSKEYGTRHRAAIGITEETDAIAVVVSEETGRISIAVEGKLKRMDDSDALAAFLRQNVAQRAKRFRPFSSPERENPEQG
- the folP gene encoding dihydropteroate synthase, whose amino-acid sequence is MRRPGLRIVDTGRRRIVCGTEPMVMGVINVTPDSFSDGGLWLDPAAAVDRALQLAADGAAILDVGGESSRPGAFPIPTDEELRRVVPVIRELARRLDLPVSVDTRKPSVADAALDAGAEIVNDISGLRDPAMAALVARSGAAVVTMHMRGTPETMQQLSPSPDILEDVHGFFESVLHLCVDPVKIILDPGIGFGKTVKDNLVLLNRLGHFSEFGRPILVGASRKSFIGKVSGAPVQDRLGGSVAAAVLAAERGAAILRCHDVRETVQALRVARAVRDESEG
- the ftsH gene encoding ATP-dependent zinc metalloprotease FtsH; this encodes MEESVNNFTKNILLWVAILVTVVLLYGVYSNYQEGPVKELKYDEFKKLLESKAVKTATVKGTTVRGEFESGGRKTRFSTVIPEDSSAQISDELYRSAARVNVESVDKDSWVSWIFSLWLPILLFIGFWVFIMRQMQGSGNKALSFGKSRARLLTNQQKKVTFKDVAGVDEAKEELREVVEFLMEPQKFQKLGGRIPKGVLLVGAPGTGKTLLARCVAGEANVPFFSISGSDFVEMFVGVGASRVRDLFEQGKKNAPCIIFIDEIDAVGRHRGAGLGGGHDEREQTLNQLLVEMDGFESNEGVILIAATNRPDVLDPALLRPGRFDRQVVVNLPDVRGRLEILKVHIQKIPLNKDVDLEVIARSSPGFSGAQLANMVNEAALNAARYSKKDVTMADFETAKDKVLMGKERKSLIIRDEEKRITAFHEAGHAILAALLPEADPIHKVAIIPRGMALGVTQQLPVDDRYTYPQKYLEAELQVLMGGRIAEEQFLGVRTTGASNDIERATEMARKMVCEWGMSEQLGPLSFGKREEQIFLGREIARHKDYSEQTAVLIDSEIQRIVVGSYREAEKIIQDNRDALERIANALLEYEVLDAAEITAIINGEPIRVPRTPAGPDKPTRPENAGEEAVSGGLVQPKQRPAPA
- the tilS gene encoding tRNA lysidine(34) synthetase TilS, which encodes MDALIRTLARTIRAGGLVPAGGRVVAAHSGGADSTALVHLLHALAPELGFSLETLHVNHGLRGADADADAAFCAETARRLGVPFHLEVLDPATLPTANVEEALRDRRREIYRRHLADSRARVALGHTRDDQAETFLLRLLRGAGLEGLAAMAPSEGGLIRPLLAIPRERLLRYLGDHGIPFRRDLSNDDPRYTRNRLRREVLPPVERLFPSAGALIARAAATLRQEWEALRALAADRAAALLRTGDGPPGFDNRELERLPPALRPTVVREVLRAVRGDLRRLTSAHVGQVLAFASRAPGGKRLALPGLGLFKSGHRVVFGPVAQPLEPFEHVLPVPGRVRVPETGETFGCALEAGGGGEQVEVPLPGGAPALTVRNGRPGDTIRLACGAKKLKKLFQEARVPVERRSRVTLVCGPGGEIVWIPELKRKLWYNDFGFKTIFLERES
- the ppk2 gene encoding polyphosphate kinase 2 produces the protein MQSKIYDGELARLQIELVKLQEWVKREGLKIVVLFEGRDAAGKGGAIKRITESLNPRYCRVVALGTPTEKEKTQWYFQRYVTHLPAAGEIVLFDRSWYNRAGVERVMGFCTDAEYQEFLRTCPEFERMLVRSGILLVKYWFSVSDEEQERRFQQRLKDPTRRWKLSPMDLESRARWVEYSRAKDAMFAYTDIKQAPWYVVNADDKKRARLNCIAHLLGLVNYQDLTPEPLELPPRQPDGGYVRPPLEDQTFVPQVY
- a CDS encoding response regulator, producing the protein MSTFDLKGIRVLVVDDEKAIRRFLHTVFCAHGTEIAEASSGFEALAAAAAGRPDLVVLDLGLPDMDGLDVIRRLREWSEVPIIVLSVRESEDQKIGALDAGAVDYVTKPFGTGELLARVRAALRRASPAAAEPVFRSGDLEVDLADRRVRVGGIAVALTPNEFDLLRLFVLHAGKVFTHRQVLVKVWGPGYAEDRHLLRVNVSNLRRKIEADASRPRHLVTEPGVGYRLLVHEPPG
- a CDS encoding sensor histidine kinase KdpD gives rise to the protein MKHDDPNQDERPDPDALLARAQEAEQRRRRGRLKIFQGYAAGVGKTYSMLEAARLAKSNGVDVLAGYVETHGRRETEALLEGLDVLPRRVVEYRGVRLEEFDLDGALARRPALVLLDELAHSNAPGSRHLKRWQDAMELLAAGADVFTTLNVQHLESLNDVVARITGVTVRETLPDIVLDEADAVEVVDLPPPELLRRLREGKVYVAEQAARALHRFFQEGNLMALRELAFRSAAERVDGEMRAWMESRSIEGPWDTTERLLVCVSGSPYSERLIRAARRLAGELRAEWHAVYVETEESGPLARENRENVWRDLRLAESLGARVMTLTSPAATDAILDYSRKRNITKIVVGKPARSGLADRLRGTVVDRLIRRSRPIDVIVVGLAPDPESRRKGRARAPAGPQGFNYAFALGLVVLSTLVCAPIHRVIEPANLVMVYLLAVVVAALRLGLGPAILTAFTGVLAFDFFLVPPAYTLAVHDTEYLITFLALFTVGAVVASLVDKARSRAEAVRLREIRTESLYALSRDLASAGAVEAVAEAVIRRVGETLDSRVALLLPGGSGLEWVACSPGLQGDEKEMAVAQWVHQNGKPAGLGVDTLGAATLLHLPLRGADGPVGVLAVAPRAPETLMSTSERALLDAYANQISLALERVLLSRRVQQARLLEEAEKLHRAIMNSLSHDLRTPLVTITGAISSLREEGDGLPSETRRDLLEGAWEEACRLNRLMGNLFDMSRLEAGILKPRLEPVDVPDLVGAALSATACRLGERDVRVDTEGDVPPVPLDFVLMTQVLVNLLDNAAKFSGPATPVTIGARVAGGRLELAVEDRGPGIPEEQLDRVFDKFFRVQRGDDVPGSGLGLAICKGIVEAHGGTLRAENRPGGGARFVVTLPIPGVAAGAAPSGGPAHPGERSGT